One genomic segment of Myotis daubentonii chromosome 14, mMyoDau2.1, whole genome shotgun sequence includes these proteins:
- the ACY1 gene encoding aminoacylase-1, which translates to MASPGREGEHPSVTLFRQYLRIRTVQPEPDYGAAVAFLEERARHLGLGCQKVEVAPGRVVTVLTWPGTNPKLSSLLLNSHTDVVPVSKEYWSHDPFEAFKDAEGYIYARGAQDMKCVGIQYLEAVGRLKAEGHHFPRTIHMTFVPDEEIGGHKGMELFVQRPEFKALRAGFALDEGLANPTDAFTVFYSERSPWWVRVTSTGKPGHGSRFIEDTAAEKLHKVVGSVLAFREKERQRLQANPHLKLGAVTSVNLTKLEGGVAYNVVPATMSASFDFRVAPDVDLKAFEEQLRGWCQAAGQGVTFEFVQKWTEPRVTSTDDSDPWWAAFSGVCKDMSLTLEQEIFPAATDSRYLRAVGVPALGFSPMNRTPVLLHDHDERLHEAVFLRGIDIYTRLLPALASVPALPSDS; encoded by the exons ATGGCCAGCCCGGGTCGCGAGGGCGAGCACCCATCCGTGACGCTCTTCCGTCAGTACCTGCGCATCCGCACGGTCCAGCCCGAACCCGACTACG GGGCTGCCGTGGCCTTCCTTGAGGAGAGAGCCCGccacctgggcctgggctgtCAGAAAGTGGAG GTGGCACCTGGCCGTGTGGTGACCGTGCTGACCTGGCCAGGCACCAACCCCAAACTCTCCTCCCTCTTGCTCAACTCCCACACAGATGTGGTGCCCGTCTCCAAG GAATACTGGAGTCATGACCCCTTTGAGGCCTTCAAGGATGCTGAAGGCTACATCTATGCCAGGGGCGCCCAGGACATGAAGTGTGTCGGCATCCA GTACCTGGAGGCTGTGGGGAGGCTGAAGGCTGAGGGCCACCATTTCCCCAGAACCATCCACATGACCTTTGTGCCAG atgaggagattgGGGGTCACAAAGGCATGGAGCTGTTTGTGCAGCGGCCCGAGTTCAAGGCCCTGAGGGCTGGCTTTGCCCTGGATGAGG GCCTGGCCAACCCCACTGACGCCTTCACTGTCTTCTACAGCGAGCGCAGCCCCTGGT GGGTGCGGGTCACCAGCACCGGGAAGCCCGGCCACGGCTCGAGGTTCATCGAGGACACAGCCGCAGAGAAGCTG CACAAGGTCGTGGGCTCCGTGCTGGCGTTCCGGGAGAAGGAGAGGCAGAG GCTGCAGGCAAACCCCCACCTGAAGCTGGGCGCCGTGACCTCTGTGAACCTGACGAAGCTGGAGGGCGGCGTGGCCTATAACGTGGTCCCGGCCACCATGAGCGCCAGCTTTGACTTCCGCGTGGCCCCAGATGTGGACCTGAAG GCGTTCGAGGAACAGCtgcggggctggtgccaggcaGCTGGCCAGGGGGTCACCTTCGAGTTTGTCCAG AAGTGGACGGAGCCCCGAGTGACATCTACTGATGACTCAGACCCCTGGTGGGCAGCATTTAGCGGGGTCTGCAAGGACAT GAGCCTCACGCTGGAGCAGGAGATCTTCCCCGCTGCCACCGACAGCCGCTACCTCCGCGCG GTGGGGGTCCCAGCTCTGGGCTTCTCCCCCATGAACCGCACACCCGTGCTGCTGCACGATCATGATGAGCGGCTGCACGAGGCCGTGTTCCTCCGTGGGATTGACATATACACACGGCTGCTGCCTGCGCTGGCCAGTGTGCCCGCCCTGCCCAGCGACAGCTGA